The DNA window TAAACACCATAATCAGAATAAAGAAAACCACAGTGAAAGTTAAATGTACTTTCATACGGAGTCTTTTCTTTTCTTTTTCAGTTTTTGTTTTGTCCTCATTAAGGTTTAATAAATCAACGCAGTAAGAACTCGTTACTGCCGTTAAAGCACCATCAGCAGAAGGGAATAGAGCTGAGATCAGTCCAATAATAAAAATAACTGAAATAGCCATCGGGAAATATCCCTGAAGTGACAATGCAGGGAAAAGATCATCCCCCATAATATTTTTTATATTGCCTGAAGCATCTTTAAATCCAAAAATATTAGTAATCGTATCTCCGTTAATTGTTCCATAATCAGCTCCGTGCTGTAAGGCAAAAAGATATAGTAAACCTCCTAAAAACAGGAAAGCAAGATTCACAATAAGAAGTGTTCCTGCAAAAGTCAGCATGTTCTTTTTTGAATTCTTAAGATTATCCACAGAGATGTTTTTCTGCATCATTTCCTGATCTAAGCCGGTCATGGAAATCGTAATGAAAATTCCACCCAATATGGTTTTGAGGAAAAATGTCTTGGAATTGGGGTCAAAATTAATAAAGTGAGTATAATTTTTTTGTTCTAAAATAGTATAAGCTTCTCCAAAAGATAAATTAAGATTAGATAGGATATAAATAATACATCCAACCAAACTGATAATCATAAAAGAAGTCTGCAGTGTATCCGTAATCACAATCGTCTTTACTCCGCCTTCAAAAGTATAGAGAAGTACCATCAACAAAAGAACAAGAGAAGTGGCCCAAAAAGGAACTCCAAGGCCTTCAAGCAAAAATATCTGTAAAACATTGACCACAAGATATAGCCTTGCCGTAGCACCGATTGCTCTGGAAATAATAAAGAATATGGAACCGATTTTATGCGCTTCTACGTTGAATCTTTTTCCTAAATACGTATAAATAGAAGTCAGGTTCATCTTATAATACAGAGGAAGCAATATTGCGGCTACAATAAAATATCCGATGAAAAAACCAATCACCATCATATAATATTCAAAACCTCCATAAATATATTCCGAACCGGTCATTTTCCCTACAGTTCCCGGAACTGAAATAAAGGTAACACCACTTAAGCTGGTTCCTATCATTCCAAATGCAACAAGCCACCATTTACTCTTTTTGTTACCGATAAAGAATGACTGATTGTCAGAATTTCGGCTTGTAAAATAAGAGATCACCAAAAGGCCGATAAAATAGATGAAAACAAATAGCAAAAGGATAGTTCCTGGATTCATGCTTAGATTTTAAATTTTAGCAAATATATAAAAAAGATCAATCGTGAATCGTGAATTTAAACTCCAGTTGGCTTCGGACTGAATTATACATCTTTAATTTAATCACAAGAAAGGCGTTGGTGAATTTTTTTTAAATAAAAAAACCTTCCAAAGATCTACTCTGAAAGGTTTATATTGTTGAGGGTGGAGAACTCTTTTAATTGACTAAAACATCCTGAAGCTCCTCACTCTTTTGAAAGCTTGCTTTTGCAAAAGGACAGAGCGGAATAATCTTTTTTCCATTCTTTCTTGCAAAATTAACTGCTGCCATAAGCATTTCTTTACCTACCCCTTTTCCGTTGTAGGCTTCTTCCACTTCAGTGTGGTCAATAATAAATCTTTCTTCTCCGGCCCAGGTGTAAGTCATCATTCCTGCGCGTCTTCCATCTATGAAAGCTTCAAAACTTCCGTGTTTCTCGTCGTTGTTTTGTTTTACTTCGATCATGTTATGAGAATTTAGTTAGTATTTCTATGTCGTTGGTTAATATTTTGTGTACAGGGCATGCATCTGCAATGGTGTGCAGTCTTTTCAGCTGCTCATCATCCAGGATTCCTTCAAAGCTGATGTCTCTTTTGAAAACCGCTCTTTTGGTGAGTGGATAATTTTCAAGTTCTACCTCCACATTGATGTTGTCTACATCCCATTCTTTTCTTTCAATGTACATTCGTAAGGTTGCCGCCGTGCAGCTTGCGAGAGATGTTGCAAGAATTTCCAATGGATTAAATCCTTTATTTTGCCCGCCTTTATCGATAGGTTCGTCGGTAATGATTGTATTTTCACCTGCCGTAACCTCTGTATAATATTTTGTTTTTCCTAAACTTGCTTTTACCGTTACCGCCATTATTGTTTTGTATTGAATTTATAACTTAATGCTCCTGAGGGGCATAAATCTATTTGTTTCTTAAGCTCTTCGGGAGTTGCGTTTTCCGCTTTTATCCAGGGTCTTTCTTTAGGATTATAGACTTTTGGAAGAGTTTTTACACATATAGCAGAGTGAATGCACTTCTGGGGTTGCCAGATTACAGTGATATCACCGTTAGGATATTTATGTGTTTCCATATCAATTTTCTTTTAATGATTTTTCGATTCTTCTGTCGGGAATCAGCCATATAAGAGCCACGATATAATAAAAACCTATGGCAATATAAGGATAAAAAAATGAAGTAGCGATCCCTAAGACATAAAAAATAATCGATATATATTCTTTAAATTTCGAATGTATTGCTTCTTTTAGCTGTGAATTTTCACCTTCACACCGGATGATGACATTTTCCAGAATAGTGTACGCAATTGCGCTCATAATCAATCCGATGCCGTAAGTGGCAACTGGGTTTTTTGCGAAATTTGTAGTTCCTATCCATTCTGTAGCAATAGGCATCAGAGACAGCCAGAACAACAGATGAAGATTAGCCCAGAGAATACTTCCGTTTACTTTTTTTACCGCCTGAAACAAATGATGATGATTATTCCAGTAGATTCCTACATAAATAAAGCTGAAAATATAAGCCAGCAATTTAGGTAAAATAGGCTTAAGGCTCGCCCAGCTGCTTCCTTCCGGTACTTTCAGTTCAAGTACCATAATGGTGATGATGATGGCTAAAACCCCATCACTGAAAGCCTCTAATCTACCTTTAGTCATTGGATGTCATCTGATTTTTAAAATTGTTTATCTTGGTTTTAAGATCAGCAAGCATTTCAGGATGAATAATTCCACTTTCAAGATCGAAATTCTCATAGAACTTCGGAAGTGAAAAGGTTTCCCTGATATCTGCAGCAAACTGCGGGAAAAATGTTTTTGCCGTATTCATTACATTTCCTCCTCCATATCCACCGGGAGAAGTGCTCATCAGAAACATCGGTTTGTTTTGAAAAACCTTTACATTGATCCTTGAAGACCAGTCGAAAACATTTTTGAATGCCGAACTGTATGACCTGTTGTGTTCTGCAAGAGAACAGATAATGACATCACATTCTTCAATCATTTTTAAAAACCGGTGTGCTTCATCCGGAAATCCTTTCTTTTCAAGATCTACAGAAAAAACAGGCATGGTGAAGTCATTCAGGTCCAGCAGATTGATTTCCTCATTCTGAAAATCTTTCAAAACAAACTTTACAAGCTCACGATTGATTGATGTAGAAGAGGAGCTTCCTGCAAACGCTACTATTTTCATGGTTTTATGGTCGGATTTATTTTCTGTTTAAAATAGCTTTTGGAAGCGGCACATATTCAGTTTCGTCACCCGGAACAAGCGGAAATGCCTCGTGATTCTGGTCATTCCAGTTTACTTTCGCCTGGTCGAGCATTTCTTTATCAGAATTTACAAAATTCCAGAATATAAAACGCTCTTCATCGAAAGGTTCACCTCCAAATAAATACACCGTACCATTTTCGCTCATCTCAAATTCACAAAGCTTGGTGTCTTTAGCGATCATCAACTGTTTTGAGCCGTAAGAATTTCCATCAGTGGTCACTGTTCCATCCAAAACATACATGGCTGCTTCTCCATAAAGATCTTTTCCGATGCTTATTTTCTTGGGCTCTTTTGTTTTAATTTCAATAAAAAATAATTTACTGTGAACCGGAACCGGAGACGTTCTTCCGAATGCTTCACCGGCAATTAATTTATACTGAATTCCATCTTCTTCCCAAACCGGGATTTCATTTTCTTCTATATGGTGAAAAGTAGGCTCAGACTGTTCAAGATGCTTGGGAAGACCTACCCATATCTGGAATCCATGAAGTCTTTTATCACTGTGTCTCAAATATTCAGGGGTTCTTTCTGAATGTACAACACCTTTACCGGCAGTCATCCAGTTCACAGCACCGGGTTTGATTTCAACAGCACTTCCGATACTGTCTCTATGGAAGATAGATCCTTCCAGCAGATACGTTAAAGTTGATAATCCGATATGCGGATGCGGAGGAACATCAAGATTCTGATAATCTTTTAATTCTGAAGGTCCCATGTGATCGATGAAAACAAAAGGCCCTACTGCTCTTTTTTCACGGAAAGGAAGTAGCCTTCCTACCAGGAAATTACCGATATCAGCAGCTTTTTCTTCGATGATAAGTCCAATATTTGACATAAAATAATTCTTTTTTGAGTTGTTTAAATAGATTGAAATGGTTGTGCAGAACATTTAAAGTTTGTCATACCCTTCAAATCTCTCATCTACAATACGTTTCCACTCCGGATGTTTCTTGATGAATGCCAAAACATAAGGACAGAATGGTAGTAGTTTTTTGCCACTCTCTTCAATATAGTTAAGTGTTTTTTCTACAACGGCCGCAGCAGCACCTGTTCCGGCAAGCTCTGGTTCAGCTTCCGTGTGTACCAGGGCAATCTGATGCATGGTTTCACGATAATCAATGAATGCATAATGTCCGTTGACTTCTATTTCAAATCTTTTATCAGTTTTTACCAGAGCGATATTTTCAAATTCTTGTTTCATTATTTTTTAAAAGATATTTTTTGTGGAGATTAAACCTAACAGGTTTTTAAAACCTGTTAGGTTGTTAATTCTTTATGGTTACCCAAATATTATATAAAGTTAATAAAAAAGGAATAACAGAAGATTACGATAAATTTAATTTTGTTAGTCTTCCAGATAACCGAACTTACCGGTGTTAAAGTCTTCAAAAGCCTGCATAATTTCCTCTCTGGAATTCATTACAAAAGGACCGTGAGGATAAATTGGCTCATTGATCGGCTCTCCACTGATAATTAAGATCACTGAATCTTCATTTGCTTCAATAGTGAATGTTTCTCCTTCATTTTTAAACAAAGTAAGATGATCAGCCTTCACCCTTTCTTCGCCGTTGATGGTGATATTTCCTTCAATGACTAAAGCAGCAGTGTTGAAATGAGCGGGGAAATTAAATTCCGCTTTTCCTCCTGCTTTAAGCTTGGCATTCATCATATGAACAGGAGTGAAAGTCGTAGCAGGCCCTTTATGTCCGTTATATTCTCCGGCAATAACTTCGATCAGTCCGTTTTCTTTCAGATCTACCGTTTCCATAGAAGAATTTTCGATCGCCTGATATTTTGGACTGCTCATTTTATCTTTAGCAGGAAGGTTAATCCAAAGCTGAACCATTTGAAAGATTCCTCCTTTTTTTGCCCATTCCGTTTCATGATATTCTTTATGAAGAACGCCTTTTGCAGCTGTCATCCACTGTACGTCGCCTTCTCCGATAATTCCACCTCCTCCGGCACTGTCATGATGTTCTACTTTTCCATTATAAGCGATGGTTACCGTTTCAAAACCTCTGTGTGGATGTACCCCAACACCTCTGGGTCTGTCTGAACCATTGAAATGAAATTTTGAATTGTAATCAAGCATAATGAAAGGATCCATTCTTTTCATATCTAATCCATGTACGCCTGGAATAAAATTATGAACTCTAAAACCATCACCTACAAAGTGTGCAGGTCTTGGAGATACTACGATTTCTATTTTTTTAGTTGCCATAATATTGTTGATTTTATATACACAAAAATACCATAGCTACAGATGAAATGCATTGATCTGTGATAAGTTCGTAGGACTAGAAAACTGATGATCGGTTTACCTTCTTGTTTTTTTATGATTTTGTTCTAAACTAGTCTTCCTTAGACTTCATATTTTTCCCATCCGAAATGTGTAGCCTTCTGAATACAAATCCGGATAAGATGGTCAAGATTCCTACTGTGAGGAAAGTGTACCGGAAGGCATTGTGAATTTCTCCTTTGATGAGGTCGGTATTTTCAAATAATTTTAAAACAATCAATCCGAAGGCAATCCCAAACCCGATGGCAAGCTGCTGGTTTACTGATATCAAAGAATTACCACTGCTGGTCTGGAAGTTACGCAGATCAGCAATGGAAATCGTATTCATTGAGGTAAACTGGATAGAATTGAAAAATCCTAAAACGGCTATAATAGGAATAAACCAATATAAAGAGGTGTGTATATCAGGAATCGCCAGCAAACAGATCAATGTTCCTATAATGAAGGTATTTACCATTAAAGTCTGGCGATAGCCGTATTTATCTAATATTTTAATAACCGATGATTTTCCGAATATTGCGGTTAGCGCCATCGGAGCGATAATCCAGCCGGAAGTTACAGCCGATTGTTTGTATGCAATTTGAATCATCAGCGGAAGGAGCAGCGGCACAGAGCTGATCCCTAATCTCGTAGCCAGATTTCCGACAATCCCTACACGAAATGTCCTTACCTGAAATAAGTTTAACGGAAAGATAGGGTTGCCTCCTCTTTTAGCATGTTTGTAATAATAATAAAGAAAAAGGAATCCGAGAATAAAGACCACAAGCACCGGAGTAATATTCTGCATGTCTCCAAAAAGCTCCAATGAAACAGAAAGCAGGAGAGAGGCCGCTGCAAAGATTAAGAAGCCCTTTAAATCAAAATCTACATCATCAGACTTATAATTAGGCATAAATTTTAAACCTAAAAGAATTCCTAACAAACCAATCGGTATATTAATCAGAAATATCCAGTGCCAGGAAAGATAATCGACCATATATCCTCCGACTAACGGCCCGAGTACAGGCCCGATCAATGCCGGGATAATGGCAAAGTTCATGGCTTTAAGAAGTTCACTTTTATCAAAGGTCTTAATCAGAGCCAGTTTTCCGACCGGAGTCATCAAGCTTCCACCGACTCCCTGAATTACCCTGGAAATTACCAGATGGGTAAGGTTCTGGGATAATGAACAAAATAAGGAACCCAGACTGAAGAGGATCAGAGAGAAAATGAATATCTTTTTAGTTCCGAACCTGTCTGCTAAAAAACCACTGGCTGGCATGAAAACCGCTAAAGTCAGAACATAACTGATGATGGCGTTCTGCATATTGAGCGGAGATTCATTAAGATCCTTTGCAATGGAAGGTAATGAGGTATTCAGAATGGTGGAATCCAGCATTTGCATGAAAATAGCGGTGGCCAGAATCAAAGGAAGAATTTTCTTTATGGATGTCTGTTGAGGAGTTATTTCTGTCATTTTGTACAGGCTGGAATGTCTACAACTTCCAGGCTTATTTTGTTTGAAAAACGGGCTTGCTTTAAGCCGTTTCAATCTTTAGATAAAGAAATCCATATAAAATTAAAAAAGTCCCGTGAAATATCACAGGACTTTTTGATTTATTTTCTAGGCTTTTCAACTCCTTTCCATTCATCACCGGCTTTTCGGTACTGGCTTAACGTAAAGTTTTTAAAGTCTTTGGTTTTATATTCGATGTTATCTGTATTCTGCTCAAACGGCATAATATAGTAGTAGTCAAGGTCTGTTTTGTCAGATTTGTTTCCCTTTTTTACAGAAGGAACATATTTTGAAAACTTATAGCTTGGAAGATATTGCTTCAATCTTGTGTAGAAAGCTTTGTCCTCTTTTTCGCTAGGGATGATGTCTACAATATTTAAATCATCTTTTTTCTTGTCAATCCAAAGGTAATATGTTTTTTCTTCACCTATATTTCTGTTGAGTGAATTAAAGGCAAACAATTCTTTTGGAACCAGTTCCTTGATTTTTTCAGGATCTACTTTAGTGTAATATTGTCCTTTGGAAGGGTCTACATAGGTTTCAAGATTGTACATCAGTACAGAATTGTTTTCAAATTTTTTATTTTTAAAATATTGATTTAAAGATAATTCTGCAGTTGCTCTTAATTCCTTGCCTCTGCTATCCAGTTTTTTCGTTGGATTCTGAGGGTTTACATATTTTACAAACTCGTATAAAACAATTGGTTTTATATCTTTAAGATGAGGATAGGTTTTAAGTTGTTCTGCTTTTACAAGCCAGTAAAATTGTTGGTAGTAATCATCCTTATCAACATCTTTCACACTTTTATAAGCTAAAGCAAGCTTTTTGGAATTCAAATACTTGCCGTATTTTCCTTGTCCGAAGGCGAAACTTATGGATAATAAGGCAAATAAAACAGTAAGGTTTCTTCTCATTTTTTTATAATTGATATTTTCGTTGTCCAAATATAATTATTTATTAGATATTATTTTTGATTGTCAGTTAAATTATGCTATATTATTGTCGTTAATTCAAAAAAGAATCCTGTATTGCTACAGGATTAATAAATTTTTGCACTTAAGGTTAGAGTATGGAAGCTGGAAATTAGATTCTTTTTGTAATAACTTTTGAATCTTGAATTTCAAAATTGCCCGCTACATAGATTGTTCATGAGGTTTTTATTTTCAACTCTCCACCTTCAATTCTCAATTATAAGAAGTTTCATGTACCTTCACAGCTCTTCCGCTGGGATCATTCATTTTTTTGAAAGCTTCGTCCCATTCCAGAGCGATAGGAGAGGAGCAGGCTACTGACGGAACAGATGGAACCGTAGCTGCCGAAGTTTCACTAGGGAAATGTTCTTCAAAAATAGTTCTGTATCGGTATTCTTCCTTGTTTTGTGGAGTGTTCAGCGGGAATCTGAATCTTGCATTGGTCATCATTTCATCAGTAACCTCTTTTTCAGCAACTTCTTTCAAAGTATCGATCCAGGAATAGCCTACACCATCTGAAAACTGCTCTTTCTGTCTCCATGCAATAGATTCCGGAAGAAGATCTTCAAAGGCTTTTCTCAACATCCATTTCTCAATTTTTCCTTCAGAAACACTGATCATTTTATCTTTAGGGTTCTGTGTCATGGCAATATCCATGAATTCTTTATCGAGGAAAGGGACTCTTCCTTCAATTCCCCAGCTCATCAACGCTTTGTTGGCTCTTAAACAATCATAAAGGTGAAGCTTTCCTAGTTTTCTTACCGTCTCATCATGGAATTCTTTCGCGTTCGGAGCTTTGTGAAAATATAAATATCCACCAAACAGTTCATCTGAACCTTCTCCTGAAAGAACCATTTTGATTCCCATCGACTTGATGACTCTT is part of the Chryseobacterium lactis genome and encodes:
- a CDS encoding OsmC family protein, which produces MAVTVKASLGKTKYYTEVTAGENTIITDEPIDKGGQNKGFNPLEILATSLASCTAATLRMYIERKEWDVDNINVEVELENYPLTKRAVFKRDISFEGILDDEQLKRLHTIADACPVHKILTNDIEILTKFS
- a CDS encoding MFS transporter; translation: MTEITPQQTSIKKILPLILATAIFMQMLDSTILNTSLPSIAKDLNESPLNMQNAIISYVLTLAVFMPASGFLADRFGTKKIFIFSLILFSLGSLFCSLSQNLTHLVISRVIQGVGGSLMTPVGKLALIKTFDKSELLKAMNFAIIPALIGPVLGPLVGGYMVDYLSWHWIFLINIPIGLLGILLGLKFMPNYKSDDVDFDLKGFLIFAAASLLLSVSLELFGDMQNITPVLVVFILGFLFLYYYYKHAKRGGNPIFPLNLFQVRTFRVGIVGNLATRLGISSVPLLLPLMIQIAYKQSAVTSGWIIAPMALTAIFGKSSVIKILDKYGYRQTLMVNTFIIGTLICLLAIPDIHTSLYWFIPIIAVLGFFNSIQFTSMNTISIADLRNFQTSSGNSLISVNQQLAIGFGIAFGLIVLKLFENTDLIKGEIHNAFRYTFLTVGILTILSGFVFRRLHISDGKNMKSKED
- a CDS encoding pirin family protein, with protein sequence MATKKIEIVVSPRPAHFVGDGFRVHNFIPGVHGLDMKRMDPFIMLDYNSKFHFNGSDRPRGVGVHPHRGFETVTIAYNGKVEHHDSAGGGGIIGEGDVQWMTAAKGVLHKEYHETEWAKKGGIFQMVQLWINLPAKDKMSSPKYQAIENSSMETVDLKENGLIEVIAGEYNGHKGPATTFTPVHMMNAKLKAGGKAEFNFPAHFNTAALVIEGNITINGEERVKADHLTLFKNEGETFTIEANEDSVILIISGEPINEPIYPHGPFVMNSREEIMQAFEDFNTGKFGYLED
- a CDS encoding GNAT family N-acetyltransferase, whose amino-acid sequence is MIEVKQNNDEKHGSFEAFIDGRRAGMMTYTWAGEERFIIDHTEVEEAYNGKGVGKEMLMAAVNFARKNGKKIIPLCPFAKASFQKSEELQDVLVN
- a CDS encoding pirin family protein, encoding MSNIGLIIEEKAADIGNFLVGRLLPFREKRAVGPFVFIDHMGPSELKDYQNLDVPPHPHIGLSTLTYLLEGSIFHRDSIGSAVEIKPGAVNWMTAGKGVVHSERTPEYLRHSDKRLHGFQIWVGLPKHLEQSEPTFHHIEENEIPVWEEDGIQYKLIAGEAFGRTSPVPVHSKLFFIEIKTKEPKKISIGKDLYGEAAMYVLDGTVTTDGNSYGSKQLMIAKDTKLCEFEMSENGTVYLFGGEPFDEERFIFWNFVNSDKEMLDQAKVNWNDQNHEAFPLVPGDETEYVPLPKAILNRK
- a CDS encoding GNAT family N-acetyltransferase, producing MKQEFENIALVKTDKRFEIEVNGHYAFIDYRETMHQIALVHTEAEPELAGTGAAAAVVEKTLNYIEESGKKLLPFCPYVLAFIKKHPEWKRIVDERFEGYDKL
- a CDS encoding (4Fe-4S)-binding protein, which gives rise to METHKYPNGDITVIWQPQKCIHSAICVKTLPKVYNPKERPWIKAENATPEELKKQIDLCPSGALSYKFNTKQ
- a CDS encoding TMEM175 family protein encodes the protein MTKGRLEAFSDGVLAIIITIMVLELKVPEGSSWASLKPILPKLLAYIFSFIYVGIYWNNHHHLFQAVKKVNGSILWANLHLLFWLSLMPIATEWIGTTNFAKNPVATYGIGLIMSAIAYTILENVIIRCEGENSQLKEAIHSKFKEYISIIFYVLGIATSFFYPYIAIGFYYIVALIWLIPDRRIEKSLKEN
- a CDS encoding sodium:solute symporter; translated protein: MNPGTILLLFVFIYFIGLLVISYFTSRNSDNQSFFIGNKKSKWWLVAFGMIGTSLSGVTFISVPGTVGKMTGSEYIYGGFEYYMMVIGFFIGYFIVAAILLPLYYKMNLTSIYTYLGKRFNVEAHKIGSIFFIISRAIGATARLYLVVNVLQIFLLEGLGVPFWATSLVLLLMVLLYTFEGGVKTIVITDTLQTSFMIISLVGCIIYILSNLNLSFGEAYTILEQKNYTHFINFDPNSKTFFLKTILGGIFITISMTGLDQEMMQKNISVDNLKNSKKNMLTFAGTLLIVNLAFLFLGGLLYLFALQHGADYGTINGDTITNIFGFKDASGNIKNIMGDDLFPALSLQGYFPMAISVIFIIGLISALFPSADGALTAVTSSYCVDLLNLNEDKTKTEKEKKRLRMKVHLTFTVVFFILIMVFKALNDKSIVYLIMEIAGYTYGPLLGLFAFGIFTKFKISRKYSILAVTILAPLATYLINFAITNYTDYRIGVELIVLNGLLTFIGLWLVKDKQYLRVV
- a CDS encoding NADPH-dependent FMN reductase; this encodes MKIVAFAGSSSSTSINRELVKFVLKDFQNEEINLLDLNDFTMPVFSVDLEKKGFPDEAHRFLKMIEECDVIICSLAEHNRSYSSAFKNVFDWSSRINVKVFQNKPMFLMSTSPGGYGGGNVMNTAKTFFPQFAADIRETFSLPKFYENFDLESGIIHPEMLADLKTKINNFKNQMTSND